In Saccharomyces cerevisiae S288C chromosome XV, complete sequence, the following proteins share a genomic window:
- the PRS5 gene encoding ribose phosphate diphosphokinase subunit PRS5 (5-phospho-ribosyl-1(alpha)-pyrophosphate synthetase; synthesizes PRPP, which is required for nucleotide, histidine, and tryptophan biosynthesis; one of five related enzymes, which are active as heteromultimeric complexes; forms cytoplasmic foci upon DNA replication stress) yields MSMSNIVVFGGDSHPELVTKICENLDIHPSKVELGKFSNGETNIALRESVREKDVYIIQSGCGQVNDTFMQLLILISACKSASASRVTAVMPYLCYSRQPDIPYTAKGAPIISKPKENYTFESHPGTPVSSSLMTQRPGAESSLKSLDSAIRSTINLENPQPIRTPNSSATANNNFDIKKTLSFSRIPMIPGGKLQNTSNSTDAGELFNAQNAGYKLWVVQAGTLIAHLLSAAGADHVITMDLHDPQFPGFFDIPVDNLYCKPIAQNYIQHRIPDYQDAVIVSPDAGGAKRATAIADALELSFALIHKERRSQLLKGPPDATLTSGGSLPVSPRPLVTTLVSSQNTTSSGATGVAALEMKKTTSTSSTSSQSSNSSKFVQTTMLVGDVRNKVCIIVDDLVDTSYTITRAAKLLKDQGSTKVYALITHGVFSGDALERIGQSSIDKLIISNTVPQDRTLQYLGKDRVDVIDVSCIIGEAIRRIHNGESISMLFEHGW; encoded by the coding sequence ATGTCAATGAGTAatattgttgtttttgGAGGGGACTCGCACCCCGAGTTAGTTACTAAGATCTGTGAAAATTTGGACATTCACCCATCGAAAGTAGAATTAGGGAAGTTTTCTAATGGGGAAACGAACATTGCTCTTCGCGAATCTGTTCGTGAAAAGGATGTATATATCATCCAGAGTGGTTGTGGCCAGGTGAACGACACGTTCATGCAGTTGCTGATTTTAATCAGTGCCTGCAAGTCCGCTTCTGCCTCGAGGGTTACAGCCGTAATGCCATATCTCTGCTACTCGAGACAGCCAGATATTCCATATACTGCCAAGGGTGCTCCCATAATTTCCAAGCCTAAAGAAAACTATACTTTTGAATCGCATCCAGGCACACCCGTgtcatcttctttaatGACGCAAAGACCAGGTGCTGAGAGCTCGTTGAAGAGTTTGGATAGTGCAATACGATCAACTATCAACTTAGAAAATCCTCAACCTATCAGAACACCAAACAGCAGTGCTACGGCGAATAACAATTTCGACATCAAGAAGacgctttctttttcaagaattcCTATGATTCCCGGTGGTAAGTTACAAAATACAAGCAATAGCACGGACGCTGGTGAATTGTTCAACGCTCAAAATGCAGGCTATAAGCTATGGGTAGTACAAGCCGGTACTTTGATTGCTCATTTGTTGAGTGCTGCAGGTGCTGACCATGTGATCACAATGGATTTGCACGATCCACAGTTCCCTGGGTTTTTTGACATTCCAGTGGATAATCTCTACTGTAAACCCATTGCACAAAACTACATCCAGCATCGCATTCCAGATTATCAGGATGCTGTGATCGTTTCTCCAGATGCTGGTGGTGCAAAGAGAGCTACGGCTATTGCAGACGCCTTGGAATTGTCCTTCGCCCTAATtcataaagaaagaagatcTCAGTTATTGAAGGGCCCTCCAGATGCGACGTTAACCTCTGGTGGTTCGTTACCAGTATCTCCAAGGCCATTAGTTACTACTTTGGTTTCCTCCCAAAATACTACTTCTTCAGGTGCCACTGGGGTTGCGGCCCTtgaaatgaagaaaacaactTCAACATCTTCCACCTCGTCGCAATCTTCTAATTCGTCCAAGTTCGTTCAAACTACCATGCTTGTTGGCGATGTTAGAAACAAGGTGTGTATTATAGTCGACGACTTGGTGGATACTTCATACACTATTACAAGAGCTGCGAAATTGTTGAAGGATCAAGGATCTACCAAAGTTTATGCCTTAATAACGCACGGTGTTTTTTCCGGTGATGCGCTAGAAAGAATCGGCCAAAGTAGTATAGATAAGTTGATCATTTCTAACACGGTTCCTCAAGATAGAACACTACAGTACCTAGGTAAGGACAGAGTGGATGTTATTGATGTCTCCTGCATAATCGGTGAAGCAATTAGAAGAATCCATAACGGTGAATCCATTTCTATGTTGTTCGAGCATGGATGGTAG
- the APM4 gene encoding Apm4p (Cargo-binding mu subunit of AP-2; AP-2 is a heterotetrameric endocytic cargo-binding adaptor that facilitates uptake of membrane proteins during clathrin-mediated endocytosis; Apm4p is required for AP-2 function and localization, and binds cell wall stress receptor Mid2p; AP-2 is required for cell polarity responses to pheromone, nutritional status and cell wall damage in S. cerevisiae, and for hyphal growth in C. albicans; AP-2 complex is conserved in mammals): protein MISGVLVYSSRGELVLNKFFKNSLKRSISDIFRVQVINNLDVRSPVLTLGSTTFHHIRSRHGDNLWLVTITRSNANSAAIWEFLYKLDAVMNAYRLDREEALKEEFMIVHEMLDIMLGGNGIPIDTELNSVIAQMSVKPVRNMGGLLDSPDGNDVLSSSSSPTSSAGELHFPKFLTKRSSSFLGQGDSTSDFYDNNKITWRPKGIIHKKDEVFLYVNERINILVSRDGSILKSYVDGTIDITTHLSGTPICRFGLNDSLGMQSEDEKKWLAQQQRHSGSDFGNKNFIPKAAAGSVLLEDCKFHECVSLDKFNRNHIIEFVPPDGSMELMKYHVRDNINLPFKVTPIVTHSTRDNEIDYRITLKSLFPGKLSAKDVVLHIPVPPSTVDCKISVSNGHCKFVPEENAMIWRFNKYNGLTENTLSAVTVSTSDTTQLNLQQWTRPPISLEFEVMMFSNSGLVVRYFTISGKDSKHRAVKWIKYISKAGSYEVRY, encoded by the coding sequence ATGATTAGTGGTGTGCTGGTATACTCATCGAGAGGTGAACTTGTCTTGAACAAGTTCTTCAAGAACTCGTTGAAGCGGTCCATATCCGATATCTTCCGAGTACAAGTGATCAATAATCTAGATGTTAGATCGCCTGTTTTGACACTGGGCTCAACTACTTTCCATCACATCAGGTCGAGGCATGGTGACAATTTGTGGTTGGTAACCATTACGAGAAGCAACGCTAATAGTGCGGCGATCTGGGAGTTCTTATATAAGCTTGATGCAGTGATGAATGCTTATCGATTGGATAGAGAGGAGGCCTTGAAAGAGGAATTCATGATTGTGCATGAGATGCTGGATATAATGTTGGGTGGAAATGGGATACCAATTGACACTGAATTGAACTCTGTTATAGCGCAGATGTCTGTGAAACCCGTTAGAAATATGGGCGGATTGTTAGATAGTCCCGATGGAAATGATGTATtatcttcctcttcatctcCTACTTCTTCAGCAGGAGAACTACATTTTCccaaatttttgacaaaaAGAAGCAGTAGTTTCCTGGGTCAAGGAGACTCCACTTCTGATTTCTATGATAACAATAAGATCACTTGGAGGCCCAAGGGGATAATACACAAGAAGGATGAAGTTTTCTTGTATGTCAATGAGAGGATAAACATTCTGGTATCTAGGGATGGTTCTATCTTGAAATCATACGTTGATGGCACCATAGATATCACCACACACTTGAGTGGGACCCCTATTTGTAGATTTGGATTGAATGATTCTTTGGGAATGCAGTCCGAAGACGAGAAGAAATGGTTAGCACAGCAGCAGCGTCACTCTGGCAGCGATTTTGGAAACAAGAACTTCATTCCCAAAGCTGCTGCCGGTAGTGTTTTGTTGGAAGATTGCAAGTTTCACGAATGTGTCTCACTTGACAAATTTAACAGAAATCATATCATTGAATTCGTCCCACCAGACGGTTCGATGGAGTTGATGAAATATCATGTACGAGATAACATAAACCTGCCGTTCAAGGTTACACCTATTGTTACACATTCTACAAGAGATAACGAGATTGATTACAGGATAACATTGAAGTCTTTATTTCCTGGAAAACTTTCCGCCAAAGATGTGGTACTACATATACCCGTTCCACCAAGCACTGTGGATTGTAAGATAAGTGTCTCTAATGGCCACTGTAAGTTTGTGCCAGAAGAAAATGCAATGATTTGGAGGTTCAACAAGTACAATGGGTTGACGGAAAACACTTTAAGTGCAGTTACTGTGTCCACAAGTGATACTACTCAATTGAatcttcaacaatggaCAAGACCTCCAATATCCCTGGAATTCGAGGTCATGATGTTCAGTAATTCTGGCTTAGTCGTACGATACTTTACCATTTCTGGAAAAGACAGTAAGCATCGTGCTGTAAAATGGATTAAATATATATCGAAAGCCGGTTCTTACGAGGTGAGGTACTAG